In Lates calcarifer isolate ASB-BC8 linkage group LG15, TLL_Latcal_v3, whole genome shotgun sequence, one genomic interval encodes:
- the si:cabz01093077.1 gene encoding C-C chemokine receptor type 2 isoform X3, whose product MWMNTSDNMSLEYWEYDYNTSCEEDTSSGLSDASMVLLVFYYMLFGLGLLGNITVLWVLLRHIKLKTMTDVCLLQLVMSDLILATSLPLWAHNFQNLASCKLMTGVYQLGFYSGTLFVTLMSVDRYLAIVHAVAAMRARTLRYGITASVIIWVVAVIMATPQVIFASLEMEEDDKFMCHPHYPDDSQQLWKMLRNFSENTVGLFVCLPIMIFCYVKILVVLSKSRNSKKDKAVKLIFTIVCVFVVCWVPYNVIVFLQTLQLFTILDNCVASKTINSAMSFAEIIALSHCCLNPVIYAFVGEKFRKTLSKVLTKYFCWSSQGRVYLSYRDTTDRDTSNTPVKSDY is encoded by the exons ATGTG GATGAACACATCAGACAACATGTCGTTAGAGTACTGGGAGTATGATTATAACACCAGCTGCGAGGAGGATACAAGTTCAGGCTTGTCTGATGCATCCATGGTCCTGCTGGTTTTTTACTACATGCTGTTTGGTCTGGGTCTGCTAG GTAACATCACAGTTCTCTGGGTTCTCCTCCGACACATAAAGCTGAAAACCATGACAGATGTATGCCTCCTCCAGCTGGTCATGTCTGACCTCATACTGGCCACATCCCTGCCCCTCTGGGCTCACAATTTCCAGAACCTTGCATCATGCAAACTGATGACAGGAGTGTATCAG TTGGGCTTCTACAGTGGGACTTTGTTTGTGACCTTGATGAGCGTGGACCGCTACCTGGCCATCGTCCATGCTGTGGCAGCCATGCGGGCCAGGACGCTTCGCTATGGGATCACAGCTAGTGTTATCATCTGGGTTGTAGCTGTCATCATGGCGACCCCTCAGGTGATATTTGCCTCCTTGGAGATGGAAGAAGATGACAAATTCATGTGCCACCCACATTACCCAGACGACAGCCAGCAGCTTTGGAAGATGCTGCGAAACTTCAGTGAGAACACAGTGGGCCTTTTCGTGTGCCTCCCTATTATGATTTTCTGCTACGTGAAAATCCTTGTTGTGCTATCCAAGTCCAGAAACTCCAAAAAGGACAAAGCCGTAAAGCTGATATTTaccatagtgtgtgtgtttgtggtttgcTGGGTCCCCTACAATGTCATAGTTTTCCTACAGACACTGCAGCTGTTTACAATCCTAGACAACTGTGTGGCTTCAAAGACCATCAACTCTGCCATGAGCTTTGCTGAGATCATTGCACTGTCTCACTGCTGTTTAAATCCAGTCATCTACGCATTTGTGGGGGAGAAGTTTAGGAAGACACTGAGCAAAGTGCTGACTAAATACTTCTGCTGGAGTTCGCAGGGTAGAGTGTACCTCAGCTACAGAGACACCACAGACAGAGATACCTCCAACACACCTGTAAAATCAGATTACTAA
- the si:cabz01093077.1 gene encoding C-C chemokine receptor type 2 isoform X4 — MKMNTSDNMSLEYWEYDYNTSCEEDTSSGLSDASMVLLVFYYMLFGLGLLGNITVLWVLLRHIKLKTMTDVCLLQLVMSDLILATSLPLWAHNFQNLASCKLMTGVYQLGFYSGTLFVTLMSVDRYLAIVHAVAAMRARTLRYGITASVIIWVVAVIMATPQVIFASLEMEEDDKFMCHPHYPDDSQQLWKMLRNFSENTVGLFVCLPIMIFCYVKILVVLSKSRNSKKDKAVKLIFTIVCVFVVCWVPYNVIVFLQTLQLFTILDNCVASKTINSAMSFAEIIALSHCCLNPVIYAFVGEKFRKTLSKVLTKYFCWSSQGRVYLSYRDTTDRDTSNTPVKSDY, encoded by the exons ATGAA GATGAACACATCAGACAACATGTCGTTAGAGTACTGGGAGTATGATTATAACACCAGCTGCGAGGAGGATACAAGTTCAGGCTTGTCTGATGCATCCATGGTCCTGCTGGTTTTTTACTACATGCTGTTTGGTCTGGGTCTGCTAG GTAACATCACAGTTCTCTGGGTTCTCCTCCGACACATAAAGCTGAAAACCATGACAGATGTATGCCTCCTCCAGCTGGTCATGTCTGACCTCATACTGGCCACATCCCTGCCCCTCTGGGCTCACAATTTCCAGAACCTTGCATCATGCAAACTGATGACAGGAGTGTATCAG TTGGGCTTCTACAGTGGGACTTTGTTTGTGACCTTGATGAGCGTGGACCGCTACCTGGCCATCGTCCATGCTGTGGCAGCCATGCGGGCCAGGACGCTTCGCTATGGGATCACAGCTAGTGTTATCATCTGGGTTGTAGCTGTCATCATGGCGACCCCTCAGGTGATATTTGCCTCCTTGGAGATGGAAGAAGATGACAAATTCATGTGCCACCCACATTACCCAGACGACAGCCAGCAGCTTTGGAAGATGCTGCGAAACTTCAGTGAGAACACAGTGGGCCTTTTCGTGTGCCTCCCTATTATGATTTTCTGCTACGTGAAAATCCTTGTTGTGCTATCCAAGTCCAGAAACTCCAAAAAGGACAAAGCCGTAAAGCTGATATTTaccatagtgtgtgtgtttgtggtttgcTGGGTCCCCTACAATGTCATAGTTTTCCTACAGACACTGCAGCTGTTTACAATCCTAGACAACTGTGTGGCTTCAAAGACCATCAACTCTGCCATGAGCTTTGCTGAGATCATTGCACTGTCTCACTGCTGTTTAAATCCAGTCATCTACGCATTTGTGGGGGAGAAGTTTAGGAAGACACTGAGCAAAGTGCTGACTAAATACTTCTGCTGGAGTTCGCAGGGTAGAGTGTACCTCAGCTACAGAGACACCACAGACAGAGATACCTCCAACACACCTGTAAAATCAGATTACTAA
- the si:cabz01093077.1 gene encoding C-C chemokine receptor type 2 isoform X2, giving the protein MNRMNTSDNMSLEYWEYDYNTSCEEDTSSGLSDASMVLLVFYYMLFGLGLLGNITVLWVLLRHIKLKTMTDVCLLQLVMSDLILATSLPLWAHNFQNLASCKLMTGVYQLGFYSGTLFVTLMSVDRYLAIVHAVAAMRARTLRYGITASVIIWVVAVIMATPQVIFASLEMEEDDKFMCHPHYPDDSQQLWKMLRNFSENTVGLFVCLPIMIFCYVKILVVLSKSRNSKKDKAVKLIFTIVCVFVVCWVPYNVIVFLQTLQLFTILDNCVASKTINSAMSFAEIIALSHCCLNPVIYAFVGEKFRKTLSKVLTKYFCWSSQGRVYLSYRDTTDRDTSNTPVKSDY; this is encoded by the exons ATGAA CAGGATGAACACATCAGACAACATGTCGTTAGAGTACTGGGAGTATGATTATAACACCAGCTGCGAGGAGGATACAAGTTCAGGCTTGTCTGATGCATCCATGGTCCTGCTGGTTTTTTACTACATGCTGTTTGGTCTGGGTCTGCTAG GTAACATCACAGTTCTCTGGGTTCTCCTCCGACACATAAAGCTGAAAACCATGACAGATGTATGCCTCCTCCAGCTGGTCATGTCTGACCTCATACTGGCCACATCCCTGCCCCTCTGGGCTCACAATTTCCAGAACCTTGCATCATGCAAACTGATGACAGGAGTGTATCAG TTGGGCTTCTACAGTGGGACTTTGTTTGTGACCTTGATGAGCGTGGACCGCTACCTGGCCATCGTCCATGCTGTGGCAGCCATGCGGGCCAGGACGCTTCGCTATGGGATCACAGCTAGTGTTATCATCTGGGTTGTAGCTGTCATCATGGCGACCCCTCAGGTGATATTTGCCTCCTTGGAGATGGAAGAAGATGACAAATTCATGTGCCACCCACATTACCCAGACGACAGCCAGCAGCTTTGGAAGATGCTGCGAAACTTCAGTGAGAACACAGTGGGCCTTTTCGTGTGCCTCCCTATTATGATTTTCTGCTACGTGAAAATCCTTGTTGTGCTATCCAAGTCCAGAAACTCCAAAAAGGACAAAGCCGTAAAGCTGATATTTaccatagtgtgtgtgtttgtggtttgcTGGGTCCCCTACAATGTCATAGTTTTCCTACAGACACTGCAGCTGTTTACAATCCTAGACAACTGTGTGGCTTCAAAGACCATCAACTCTGCCATGAGCTTTGCTGAGATCATTGCACTGTCTCACTGCTGTTTAAATCCAGTCATCTACGCATTTGTGGGGGAGAAGTTTAGGAAGACACTGAGCAAAGTGCTGACTAAATACTTCTGCTGGAGTTCGCAGGGTAGAGTGTACCTCAGCTACAGAGACACCACAGACAGAGATACCTCCAACACACCTGTAAAATCAGATTACTAA
- the si:cabz01093077.1 gene encoding C-C chemokine receptor type 2 isoform X1: MCRMNTSDNMSLEYWEYDYNTSCEEDTSSGLSDASMVLLVFYYMLFGLGLLGNITVLWVLLRHIKLKTMTDVCLLQLVMSDLILATSLPLWAHNFQNLASCKLMTGVYQLGFYSGTLFVTLMSVDRYLAIVHAVAAMRARTLRYGITASVIIWVVAVIMATPQVIFASLEMEEDDKFMCHPHYPDDSQQLWKMLRNFSENTVGLFVCLPIMIFCYVKILVVLSKSRNSKKDKAVKLIFTIVCVFVVCWVPYNVIVFLQTLQLFTILDNCVASKTINSAMSFAEIIALSHCCLNPVIYAFVGEKFRKTLSKVLTKYFCWSSQGRVYLSYRDTTDRDTSNTPVKSDY; this comes from the exons ATGTG CAGGATGAACACATCAGACAACATGTCGTTAGAGTACTGGGAGTATGATTATAACACCAGCTGCGAGGAGGATACAAGTTCAGGCTTGTCTGATGCATCCATGGTCCTGCTGGTTTTTTACTACATGCTGTTTGGTCTGGGTCTGCTAG GTAACATCACAGTTCTCTGGGTTCTCCTCCGACACATAAAGCTGAAAACCATGACAGATGTATGCCTCCTCCAGCTGGTCATGTCTGACCTCATACTGGCCACATCCCTGCCCCTCTGGGCTCACAATTTCCAGAACCTTGCATCATGCAAACTGATGACAGGAGTGTATCAG TTGGGCTTCTACAGTGGGACTTTGTTTGTGACCTTGATGAGCGTGGACCGCTACCTGGCCATCGTCCATGCTGTGGCAGCCATGCGGGCCAGGACGCTTCGCTATGGGATCACAGCTAGTGTTATCATCTGGGTTGTAGCTGTCATCATGGCGACCCCTCAGGTGATATTTGCCTCCTTGGAGATGGAAGAAGATGACAAATTCATGTGCCACCCACATTACCCAGACGACAGCCAGCAGCTTTGGAAGATGCTGCGAAACTTCAGTGAGAACACAGTGGGCCTTTTCGTGTGCCTCCCTATTATGATTTTCTGCTACGTGAAAATCCTTGTTGTGCTATCCAAGTCCAGAAACTCCAAAAAGGACAAAGCCGTAAAGCTGATATTTaccatagtgtgtgtgtttgtggtttgcTGGGTCCCCTACAATGTCATAGTTTTCCTACAGACACTGCAGCTGTTTACAATCCTAGACAACTGTGTGGCTTCAAAGACCATCAACTCTGCCATGAGCTTTGCTGAGATCATTGCACTGTCTCACTGCTGTTTAAATCCAGTCATCTACGCATTTGTGGGGGAGAAGTTTAGGAAGACACTGAGCAAAGTGCTGACTAAATACTTCTGCTGGAGTTCGCAGGGTAGAGTGTACCTCAGCTACAGAGACACCACAGACAGAGATACCTCCAACACACCTGTAAAATCAGATTACTAA
- the LOC108888922 gene encoding C-C chemokine receptor type 1 isoform X1, producing MENFASKETVFSVDSGTNMTDLTTIDYSSYYDENFSNFSPCSYAGFKDFGKVFLPTLYGLVFLLGFVGNGLVVCVLVKHRNQTNLTDICLFNLALSDLLFVLTLPFYAHASMINEWVFQDFMCRFLSTCHTIGFFSSIFFMVAMTLDRYVVVMHAVKVARYRTLRAGFALSVVVWLLSFGVSLPAFIFSRVTVEETLRNQCTFSPENKDWEIYNNLAINIMGLLIPSLVMIVCYCRIIPRLVNMRTAKKHRVVKLIISIMVVFFLFWAPYNISLFLKFLQSENKLPNNCKFDGNLRLSVAVTEAIAYTHCCLNPIIYAFVGQKFMKRAMQLLSKWVPWLHFPFARDFSDSSYRKSSVVSRSSDVTSTLIM from the exons ATGGAAAACTTTGCCTCGAAAGAAACAGTCTTTTCAGTCG ATTCTGGAACAAACATGACCGACCTCACAACGATTGATTATTCAAGCTACTACGACGAAAATTTTTCAAACTTCTCTCCTTGCTCTTACGCCGGGTTTAAGGATTTCGGCAAGGTGTTTCTGCCAACTCTCTACGGCCTGGTTTTCCTCCTGGGTTTTGTAg GTAACGGGCTGGTGGTGTGTGTCCTGGTGAAACACCGCAACCAGACCAATTTGACAGATATCTGCCTTTTCAACCTGGCCCTGTCAGACCTCCTCTTCGTGCTCACGCTACCTTTCTACGCCCATGCCTCCATGATCAACGAATGGGTTTTCCAAGACTTCATGTGCCGTTTCCTCTCCACCTGCCACACCATCGGCTTCTTCAGCAGCATCTTCTTCATGGTTGCCATGACGCTGGACCGCTATGTAGTCGTGATGCACGCCGTCAAGGTGGCACGATATCGCACCCTGAGGGCAGGTTTTGCCCTGAGCGTGGTCGTCTGGCTGCTGAGCTTTGGTGTCTCCCTACCAGCTTTCATCTTCAGTAGGGTGACAGTTGAAGAAACACTTCGGAACCAATGTACCTTCTCCCCGGAAAACAAAGACTGGGAAATTTACAACAACCTTGCAATAAACATAATGGGTCTCCTGATTCCCTCATTGGTGATGATTGTTTGCTACTGCAGGATCATCCCTAGACTGGTCAACATGAGGACTGCAAAGAAGCACCGCGTTGTCAAGCTGATCATCTCTATAATGGTCGTCTTCTTCTTGTTCTGGGCCCCGTATAACATTTCCCTTTTCTTGAAGTTCCTGCAGTCTGAGAATAAACTGCCAAACAATTGCAAATTTGACGGAAATTTAAGGCTGTCAGTAGCAGTGACCGAGGCCATTGCTTACACTCACTGCTGCCTGAACCCCATCATATACGCCTTTGTTGGACAGAAGTTTATGAAACGGGCAATGCAGCTGCTGAGTAAGTGGGTCCCCTGGCTTCACTTCCCCTTCGCCAGAGATTTCTCAGACAGCTCATACAGAAAAAGCTCAGTTGTGTCCAGATCCTCTGATGTCACCTCCACTCTCATCATGTAG
- the LOC108888922 gene encoding C-C chemokine receptor type 1 isoform X2, with product MTDSGTNMTDLTTIDYSSYYDENFSNFSPCSYAGFKDFGKVFLPTLYGLVFLLGFVGNGLVVCVLVKHRNQTNLTDICLFNLALSDLLFVLTLPFYAHASMINEWVFQDFMCRFLSTCHTIGFFSSIFFMVAMTLDRYVVVMHAVKVARYRTLRAGFALSVVVWLLSFGVSLPAFIFSRVTVEETLRNQCTFSPENKDWEIYNNLAINIMGLLIPSLVMIVCYCRIIPRLVNMRTAKKHRVVKLIISIMVVFFLFWAPYNISLFLKFLQSENKLPNNCKFDGNLRLSVAVTEAIAYTHCCLNPIIYAFVGQKFMKRAMQLLSKWVPWLHFPFARDFSDSSYRKSSVVSRSSDVTSTLIM from the exons ATGACAg ATTCTGGAACAAACATGACCGACCTCACAACGATTGATTATTCAAGCTACTACGACGAAAATTTTTCAAACTTCTCTCCTTGCTCTTACGCCGGGTTTAAGGATTTCGGCAAGGTGTTTCTGCCAACTCTCTACGGCCTGGTTTTCCTCCTGGGTTTTGTAg GTAACGGGCTGGTGGTGTGTGTCCTGGTGAAACACCGCAACCAGACCAATTTGACAGATATCTGCCTTTTCAACCTGGCCCTGTCAGACCTCCTCTTCGTGCTCACGCTACCTTTCTACGCCCATGCCTCCATGATCAACGAATGGGTTTTCCAAGACTTCATGTGCCGTTTCCTCTCCACCTGCCACACCATCGGCTTCTTCAGCAGCATCTTCTTCATGGTTGCCATGACGCTGGACCGCTATGTAGTCGTGATGCACGCCGTCAAGGTGGCACGATATCGCACCCTGAGGGCAGGTTTTGCCCTGAGCGTGGTCGTCTGGCTGCTGAGCTTTGGTGTCTCCCTACCAGCTTTCATCTTCAGTAGGGTGACAGTTGAAGAAACACTTCGGAACCAATGTACCTTCTCCCCGGAAAACAAAGACTGGGAAATTTACAACAACCTTGCAATAAACATAATGGGTCTCCTGATTCCCTCATTGGTGATGATTGTTTGCTACTGCAGGATCATCCCTAGACTGGTCAACATGAGGACTGCAAAGAAGCACCGCGTTGTCAAGCTGATCATCTCTATAATGGTCGTCTTCTTCTTGTTCTGGGCCCCGTATAACATTTCCCTTTTCTTGAAGTTCCTGCAGTCTGAGAATAAACTGCCAAACAATTGCAAATTTGACGGAAATTTAAGGCTGTCAGTAGCAGTGACCGAGGCCATTGCTTACACTCACTGCTGCCTGAACCCCATCATATACGCCTTTGTTGGACAGAAGTTTATGAAACGGGCAATGCAGCTGCTGAGTAAGTGGGTCCCCTGGCTTCACTTCCCCTTCGCCAGAGATTTCTCAGACAGCTCATACAGAAAAAGCTCAGTTGTGTCCAGATCCTCTGATGTCACCTCCACTCTCATCATGTAG